Proteins encoded by one window of Sulfurimonas crateris:
- a CDS encoding DUF2018 family protein — protein sequence MYGLFEDEDDLLTGSPKSKLMDIIFHANNDVVRYELENFIDRAAAMEMMIREKCGDKFSDDGDEIEKEIRSFILSRRDEVDDFAKNLYIEMMGSILSKSE from the coding sequence ATGTATGGACTTTTTGAAGATGAAGATGATCTATTAACAGGCTCACCAAAGAGCAAGTTGATGGATATCATTTTTCATGCTAATAATGATGTAGTAAGATACGAGTTAGAGAACTTTATCGACAGAGCGGCTGCAATGGAGATGATGATAAGAGAGAAGTGCGGCGATAAATTCAGCGATGACGGTGATGAGATAGAAAAAGAGATACGCTCTTTCATTCTCTCTAGAAGAGACGAAGTTGATGATTTTGCAAAAAACTTATATATTGAGATGATGGGTTCAATTTTATCAAAGAGTGAATAG
- a CDS encoding polyprenyl synthetase family protein, whose product MQRVESEIARLIGEIEYDEVTRLFSTLSGGKRLRAKLILKIAPSSERAPLLAAIVELIHAASLLHDDVIDEAILRRGVASVNATEGSKNAVMLGDILYSKAFSELVSFDRGIAKMIASSVTALSKGEMMDVKMAQSFNDDEERYLEMLYLKTATLIEAAAHGAATLAGKDPLSHALYGRNLGLSFQIIDDILDITSDAATLGKPAMNDFVEGKCTLPYIYLYRVLSGDEKERLKSLHAKVLSEDESAWIRDKMQEYKSVERSFELAQKLSDEAMNAMKNDEQLINILQTMIKRSY is encoded by the coding sequence ATGCAGAGAGTTGAGAGTGAAATAGCAAGATTAATTGGGGAGATAGAGTATGATGAAGTTACACGCCTTTTCAGTACGCTCTCAGGCGGTAAGAGACTTAGAGCAAAGCTAATTTTAAAGATCGCACCCTCAAGCGAGAGAGCCCCTCTTTTAGCAGCTATCGTAGAACTTATTCACGCTGCGAGCTTGCTTCATGATGATGTAATAGATGAAGCAATACTAAGACGCGGCGTAGCTTCCGTCAATGCGACTGAGGGAAGTAAAAACGCTGTTATGCTTGGAGATATTTTATACTCAAAAGCTTTTAGTGAACTTGTCTCGTTTGATAGGGGTATTGCCAAGATGATCGCCTCAAGCGTTACTGCTTTAAGCAAGGGCGAGATGATGGATGTAAAAATGGCGCAGAGTTTTAACGACGATGAAGAGAGATATCTTGAGATGCTATATCTAAAAACTGCCACTCTAATTGAAGCGGCAGCCCACGGGGCTGCAACCTTAGCGGGCAAAGATCCACTTTCCCACGCCCTCTACGGAAGAAACCTCGGTCTCTCTTTTCAGATAATAGACGATATACTAGACATCACAAGTGACGCGGCAACTCTTGGAAAGCCCGCAATGAACGATTTTGTAGAAGGTAAATGCACGCTGCCGTATATTTATCTTTACAGAGTCCTAAGCGGTGATGAAAAAGAGAGGCTAAAGAGCCTTCACGCAAAAGTTTTGAGTGAAGATGAAAGCGCATGGATCAGAGATAAGATGCAAGAGTACAAGAGTGTTGAGAGATCTTTTGAGTTGGCGCAAAAATTATCAGATGAGGCGATGAATGCAATGAAAAATGACGAACAGCTCATAAATATTTTACAGACCATGATAAAAAGAAGTTACTGA
- the hemA gene encoding glutamyl-tRNA reductase encodes MHYLNISFSHKNSTMEVREKLSYKDEQSKMGCLTKLNSSPAINESILISTCNRMEVFCSCSDVAEATQHIFNMLTARSGISIDELEGRASIFDDSSAIHHVFSVASSLDSMVVGETQIAGQLKDAFRFSYDKGFCGQKLARAMHHAFKCAAKVRNATDISSKPVSIASVAVSKLKSVLESVEGKKALVIGVGEMSEITAKHLVSSGADVYIMNRTSSKAKKLAEECGVKTLDMCELPKAVNDFEILFTATSATEPIITDEIIQSCDFDRFWFDMALPRDINYHKGERINLYVIDDLKNIVDENMTLREDSARKAHGIVGRSTVEFFEWLNTLNIEPMIKEIYQKAFEAARVETQRVINKGFIPREYEEQIAKMSEQVMKRFLHEMTSKMRSVSEESKADMVTSALQFLIQKDKSDMPDKYKCEHALNIIEGQ; translated from the coding sequence ATGCACTATTTAAATATAAGTTTTTCACATAAAAATTCAACTATGGAAGTAAGGGAGAAGCTCTCTTATAAAGATGAGCAATCCAAGATGGGGTGTTTGACTAAGTTAAACTCTAGCCCTGCAATAAACGAGTCTATCCTGATCTCTACTTGTAACCGCATGGAGGTGTTCTGCAGCTGTAGCGATGTGGCAGAGGCAACTCAGCATATTTTTAACATGTTAACGGCAAGGTCAGGAATTTCAATAGATGAACTTGAGGGAAGAGCTAGCATATTTGATGACAGCAGTGCTATTCATCATGTATTTTCGGTAGCTTCTTCACTTGATTCGATGGTCGTAGGCGAGACGCAGATCGCAGGACAGCTAAAAGATGCATTTAGATTCTCATACGACAAGGGTTTCTGCGGTCAAAAACTTGCTCGCGCAATGCACCACGCTTTTAAGTGTGCGGCAAAAGTCAGAAATGCGACCGATATCTCTTCAAAACCTGTCTCGATCGCAAGTGTTGCGGTTTCAAAGCTAAAGTCTGTATTAGAGAGCGTCGAGGGTAAAAAAGCATTGGTTATCGGTGTCGGAGAGATGTCTGAGATCACCGCTAAACATCTAGTGTCTAGTGGGGCTGATGTGTATATTATGAACAGAACCTCAAGCAAAGCTAAAAAATTGGCAGAGGAGTGCGGCGTTAAAACTTTGGATATGTGCGAATTGCCAAAAGCGGTAAATGATTTTGAGATTCTTTTTACGGCGACTTCTGCAACTGAACCTATAATAACAGATGAGATCATCCAGTCTTGCGACTTTGACAGATTTTGGTTTGATATGGCGCTTCCGCGTGATATTAACTACCACAAAGGCGAGCGAATCAATCTCTATGTAATAGATGATCTAAAAAATATCGTAGATGAGAATATGACGCTTCGTGAAGATAGTGCTAGAAAAGCTCACGGTATCGTGGGAAGAAGCACGGTAGAGTTCTTTGAGTGGCTAAATACTTTAAACATAGAGCCAATGATCAAAGAGATATATCAAAAGGCTTTTGAAGCTGCAAGAGTAGAGACACAAAGAGTCATTAATAAAGGCTTTATTCCAAGAGAGTATGAAGAACAGATCGCCAAGATGAGCGAGCAGGTAATGAAGAGATTCCTTCATGAGATGACCTCTAAAATGCGTAGTGTTTCAGAAGAGTCAAAAGCGGATATGGTGACAAGTGCACTACAGTTTTTGATACAAAAAGATAAAAGCGACATGCCTGATAAATACAAGTGCGAGCATGCCTTAAACATTATAGAAGGACAATAA
- the proS gene encoding proline--tRNA ligase has protein sequence MRRSRAFVPTTKEAPSDATLPSHKFLIRGGFINSQGAGLYNFMPLGKIVLEKIRAIVKEELDRSGCQEVQLSFVTPIGLWERSGRSEAMGKEMLRIKDRHENEFVLSPTNEEAMVEMVKNRVTSYKDLPLNLYQINTKFRDEARPRYGLMRGREFLMKDGYSFHSSVEDMIREFDLMEETYKKIFTRLGLDFRVVAADSGAIGGEGSKEFHVLANSGEDTLVVCEACDYGANIETIYESEEEIDALKIKSYEELQELTIEKRCSCGSELHFKKGIEVGHIFQLGTKYSAALEAHFNDENGRSKPFEMATFGIGVSRLVAAVIEQNHDESGCIWTKATAPYVVNIMISNIKDDAQVNLGEELYTKLQESNVDVMLDDSKERFGFKMKDAELIGFPYTVVIGKELENGLVQVFERKTKESISVKADEIFEKITELLK, from the coding sequence TTGAGAAGAAGCAGAGCGTTTGTTCCAACAACAAAAGAGGCGCCATCCGATGCAACACTGCCAAGCCATAAATTTTTAATTAGAGGCGGTTTTATAAACAGCCAAGGTGCCGGACTTTATAACTTTATGCCTCTTGGCAAGATCGTGTTAGAAAAAATAAGAGCTATTGTAAAAGAGGAGCTTGATCGCTCTGGGTGCCAAGAGGTACAGCTTAGTTTTGTTACACCTATCGGTTTGTGGGAGAGAAGCGGCAGATCCGAGGCTATGGGAAAAGAGATGCTTCGCATAAAGGACAGACACGAAAACGAGTTTGTGCTTAGCCCCACAAATGAAGAGGCTATGGTTGAGATGGTAAAAAACAGAGTCACCAGCTACAAAGACCTGCCGCTTAATCTATACCAGATCAATACAAAATTTCGCGATGAGGCAAGACCTAGATATGGACTTATGCGCGGTCGCGAGTTTTTGATGAAAGACGGATACTCTTTTCACTCCTCTGTGGAGGATATGATAAGAGAGTTTGATCTTATGGAAGAGACATATAAAAAGATATTTACAAGACTCGGGCTTGATTTTAGAGTAGTTGCGGCTGACAGCGGTGCTATCGGCGGAGAGGGGAGTAAAGAGTTTCATGTCTTGGCAAACAGCGGCGAAGATACTCTTGTAGTCTGCGAGGCTTGTGATTACGGCGCAAATATAGAGACCATCTATGAGAGCGAAGAGGAGATCGATGCACTAAAGATAAAATCTTACGAGGAGCTTCAAGAGCTAACTATTGAGAAGCGCTGCTCTTGCGGATCTGAGCTTCATTTTAAAAAAGGTATTGAAGTCGGGCACATCTTTCAGCTCGGAACTAAGTACTCTGCAGCGCTTGAAGCGCATTTCAACGATGAAAACGGAAGATCGAAGCCTTTTGAGATGGCTACGTTCGGCATAGGCGTGAGCAGACTTGTAGCGGCTGTGATTGAGCAGAATCATGATGAGAGTGGATGTATTTGGACAAAAGCGACCGCTCCATATGTGGTCAATATTATGATCTCAAATATTAAAGATGACGCTCAGGTAAATCTCGGCGAAGAGCTTTATACAAAACTTCAAGAATCAAATGTAGATGTTATGCTTGATGATTCTAAAGAGAGATTCGGTTTTAAGATGAAAGATGCGGAGCTTATAGGCTTCCCTTACACGGTTGTCATAGGTAAAGAGCTTGAAAACGGTCTAGTTCAGGTATTTGAGAGAAAAACAAAAGAGAGTATCTCCGTAAAAGCTGATGAGATCTTTGAAAAAATAACGGAACTTCTTAAGTAA
- a CDS encoding FxsA family protein, with product MIYFILYLFLEVIISVNISSAIGGLATFFEILLSAFIGLMILANFKSTLRENFMAVSYNCIDLQQFQSLNLFTIIGAILLIVPGFLTDIIGALLQFSIFTTMLVNRYNVKSDKCKKEDEYNSLKKDNDVIDVEIISDNSSNK from the coding sequence ATGATATATTTTATACTCTACCTCTTTTTGGAAGTCATAATCTCGGTAAACATATCATCTGCCATCGGTGGTTTGGCAACATTTTTTGAGATACTTCTAAGCGCATTTATCGGGCTTATGATATTGGCTAATTTCAAATCAACTCTTAGAGAAAATTTTATGGCGGTATCATACAACTGTATCGATCTGCAGCAGTTTCAAAGCCTTAATCTCTTTACGATCATAGGGGCTATCTTGCTTATAGTGCCTGGTTTTTTAACGGACATTATCGGCGCTTTACTGCAGTTTAGCATATTTACGACTATGCTCGTTAATCGTTATAATGTAAAATCAGACAAATGCAAAAAAGAAGATGAATACAACAGTTTAAAAAAGGATAATGATGTCATTGATGTTGAAATTATTAGCGACAATAGCTCTAATAAGTAG
- a CDS encoding thioredoxin domain-containing protein gives MLKLLATIALISSFVSAQDLEQKIETFIENSFDNNPNVKSMNVKILSKNSVEGHEKWSAYVVELDAILKKDGRQVVQKMLWFSDGEILTKELFDIQSAKAMSDFVSIPFKDEYYKRENLISGNPNAKYKVAIFSDPLCPFCKSYVPEAINFMKKEPNKYAVYYYHFPLETLHPAAVELVKAAIALELKGRKNVVLDLYKVKVDPKERSHEKILAEFNKTMKSNIKPFELLSKEVTAHFKSDLEIADKMMVNGTPMVFFDGKLDKTKMKYKEAK, from the coding sequence ATGTTGAAATTATTAGCGACAATAGCTCTAATAAGTAGTTTTGTAAGTGCGCAAGATTTAGAACAAAAAATAGAGACATTTATAGAGAACAGTTTTGATAATAATCCAAACGTAAAATCTATGAATGTTAAAATTTTAAGTAAAAACAGCGTTGAAGGGCATGAAAAGTGGAGTGCCTATGTAGTCGAGTTGGACGCTATTTTAAAAAAAGATGGACGACAGGTAGTTCAAAAGATGCTCTGGTTCTCAGATGGAGAGATTTTGACAAAAGAGCTTTTTGATATACAAAGCGCAAAAGCGATGAGCGATTTTGTCTCTATCCCTTTTAAAGATGAGTACTATAAAAGAGAGAACCTGATCTCAGGAAATCCAAATGCAAAATACAAGGTTGCTATTTTCTCAGATCCGCTTTGCCCATTTTGTAAATCTTACGTTCCTGAAGCGATCAACTTTATGAAAAAAGAGCCTAACAAATATGCAGTGTATTATTATCATTTTCCACTAGAGACGCTTCATCCCGCTGCGGTCGAGCTTGTAAAAGCAGCTATAGCTCTTGAACTCAAGGGGAGAAAAAACGTAGTGCTTGACCTCTACAAAGTCAAGGTAGATCCAAAAGAGAGATCTCATGAGAAGATTTTAGCCGAGTTCAACAAGACAATGAAATCAAATATCAAGCCGTTTGAACTTCTCTCAAAAGAGGTTACGGCTCATTTTAAGAGTGATCTTGAGATAGCTGACAAGATGATGGTCAACGGCACACCGATGGTCTTTTTTGACGGAAAGTTAGATAAAACAAAAATGAAATATAAAGAGGCAAAATAA